From the Chloroflexus aurantiacus J-10-fl genome, one window contains:
- the rpsA gene encoding 30S ribosomal protein S1, giving the protein MEELNHAGNNTNEDIRQPDLNDLLDRGDQALMEQILRDPTHAYRNLKHGDTVDGRIMQINRDEILVDIGAKAEGVIPSREMQTLSEEDRAALKVGDTILVFVVQSEDKEGRAILSIDKARQEKSWRALQECYERGDIIYARVKNYNKGGLLVDLDGVRGFVPASQVSSISRVSETQKQSEMARLVNVELPLKVIEINRNRNRLILSERQALVETRESKKDELLTSLREGDVRDGVVSSVCDFGVFVDIGGADGLVHLSEISWSRVKHPGEVLKVGDKVKVAILNIDHERKRIALSIKRTQSEPWTRVAERYQLGQIVEGTITQLASFGAFARIEDGVEGLIHISEMGDERIQHPREVLSEGQVVQARIIRIDPARKRMGLSLRLHAEPTESSEKEENPD; this is encoded by the coding sequence ATGGAAGAGCTTAATCATGCCGGCAACAACACAAACGAAGACATTCGCCAACCTGATCTAAACGACCTGCTCGACCGTGGCGATCAGGCACTGATGGAACAGATTCTACGCGATCCGACTCACGCCTATCGCAACCTCAAACACGGCGACACGGTCGACGGTCGTATTATGCAGATTAATCGCGACGAGATTCTGGTTGACATCGGTGCCAAGGCCGAAGGCGTCATTCCAAGTCGAGAGATGCAGACCCTCAGCGAGGAGGATCGCGCTGCACTTAAAGTAGGCGACACAATCCTGGTCTTTGTGGTGCAATCGGAAGATAAGGAAGGTCGGGCAATTCTCTCGATTGACAAGGCCCGTCAGGAAAAGAGCTGGCGTGCATTGCAAGAGTGTTACGAGCGCGGCGATATTATCTATGCCCGCGTGAAAAACTACAATAAAGGTGGTCTCCTCGTCGATCTCGACGGTGTGCGCGGCTTTGTACCGGCATCCCAGGTGTCGAGCATTAGTCGCGTCTCGGAGACGCAAAAACAATCCGAGATGGCACGACTGGTGAACGTGGAGCTGCCGCTGAAGGTGATCGAGATTAATCGCAACCGCAACCGGCTCATCCTGTCGGAACGCCAGGCCCTGGTCGAAACGCGGGAGTCGAAGAAGGATGAGTTGCTCACATCGCTGCGTGAAGGTGATGTGCGCGACGGTGTCGTCTCTTCGGTGTGCGACTTTGGTGTCTTCGTTGACATTGGCGGCGCTGATGGCCTGGTTCATCTCTCGGAAATCTCGTGGTCACGGGTCAAACATCCTGGCGAAGTGTTGAAAGTCGGCGATAAAGTCAAGGTCGCTATTCTCAACATCGACCACGAGCGGAAACGGATTGCGCTGTCGATCAAACGCACGCAGAGTGAGCCGTGGACGCGAGTAGCCGAACGCTATCAGCTTGGTCAGATTGTGGAAGGCACAATCACCCAACTGGCTTCGTTCGGAGCTTTTGCTCGCATTGAAGACGGGGTCGAGGGGCTGATCCATATCTCTGAAATGGGAGATGAACGGATTCAGCATCCACGTGAGGTGTTGAGTGAAGGTCAGGTCGTACAGGCGCGCATTATTCGGATTGATCCCGCCCGTAAACGGATGGGGTTAAGTCTGCGCCTGCACGCCGAACCAACTGAGAGTAGCGAGAAAGAGGAAAATCCCGATTAA
- a CDS encoding phosphate regulon sensor protein PhoR, whose protein sequence is MRWIDSSTIVIGTCIIALAGIFVAPPITILALVVCIAMLLWERYHFVKATRTLITHLRRNPIETKLEVGTGVWGELCHTLNRLLQQWRTEQHLQRLQLTQPALRQIDPLSLHPPVSGMITPVAVLAIGRLTITDPLTEAQARFALIREQIAPHQALIEWRHDHLLLIFGILHADTDPMKQAISFISATVHAAQTVGLSLPPLSLSSGLGRIGVVPVLGLHFSGEPLEQVSVLIRQTPPGMITCNDEAYFHLRRLGLLPLSTFQSTTIGRGYALTVTELAGQRNAES, encoded by the coding sequence ATGCGTTGGATAGATTCGTCAACTATCGTCATTGGAACGTGCATCATTGCACTCGCTGGCATCTTCGTTGCACCACCAATCACCATCCTGGCGTTGGTGGTCTGTATCGCCATGCTGCTTTGGGAACGGTATCATTTTGTCAAGGCTACCCGTACCCTCATCACCCACCTGCGCCGCAATCCAATTGAAACGAAACTGGAAGTAGGCACCGGTGTATGGGGCGAATTGTGTCATACGCTGAATCGCCTCTTGCAACAATGGCGTACCGAACAGCACCTGCAACGGCTCCAGCTCACCCAGCCGGCACTGCGACAGATCGATCCGCTCAGCCTCCATCCACCGGTCTCCGGCATGATCACACCTGTTGCAGTACTGGCGATTGGACGCCTTACCATCACCGATCCCCTCACCGAAGCACAGGCGCGCTTCGCACTGATCCGCGAACAGATCGCGCCACATCAGGCGCTGATCGAGTGGCGTCACGATCACCTCCTCCTGATCTTCGGGATTTTACACGCCGATACCGACCCGATGAAACAGGCGATCTCGTTCATCTCGGCTACTGTCCACGCCGCGCAAACTGTCGGTCTATCACTCCCACCACTCAGCCTGAGCAGTGGCCTGGGCCGGATCGGCGTCGTGCCCGTTCTGGGGCTGCATTTCAGCGGCGAACCACTGGAGCAGGTAAGCGTGCTGATCCGCCAGACTCCGCCGGGAATGATAACCTGTAACGATGAAGCCTATTTCCACTTGCGTCGCCTCGGCCTGCTCCCACTGAGCACCTTTCAATCAACGACCATCGGTCGTGGATACGCCCTGACTGTCACTGAACTCGCCGGGCAACGAAACGCAGAATCGTGA